TGTAGAGATCCCTGTAATTGGCTTTGGTACTTGGCAAACACCAAGTGGAGAAGTTGCAAGAGAATCTGTTGAAGCCGCACTTGAGGCGGGATACCGTCACATTGATACTGCAGCAGCTTACGGCAATGAAGAAAGTGTTGGCGAAGCAATTAAACGTAGCGGCGTTAACCGCCATGAATTATTTGTAACTACTAAATTGTGGAATTCCGATCATGGTTATGACAAGACTAAAAAGGCAATTGATACTAGTCTAGAAAAATTAGATTTAGACTACCTTGATCTTTATTTAATTCACTGGCCAAATCCTGCCAATATGCGTGACCATTGGGCAGAATTAAATGCTGAAAGCTGGCAAGCAATGGAAGAAGCAGTGAAGGCTGGCAAGATTCGCGCAATTGGTGTATCCAACTTTAGAAAGCATCACCTGGATGAATTAATGAAGACTGCTGAGATTAAGCCGGTAGTTAACCAAAGTTACTTGAATCCGAGTGATTTGCAACCGGAAGTAACGGCCGCAAGCAAGGAATATGATTTGCTTAATGAGGCTTACAGTCCTTTGGGTACAGGTGGTTTATTAGGCAATGAGGTAGTTAATGCAGTTGCTGAAAACTATGGTAAGTCACCAGCCCAAATCTTGATTCGCTGGTCCTTACAACATGGCTTTTTGCCATTGCCTAAGTCAGTACACCCTAAGTATATTGCGGCTAATGCGGATGTCTTTGACTTTGAGATTAGTCCAGAAGATATGGAGAAGCTTGATGGTTTACATGGGGCAAGTAAGTTGGCTAATGATCCGGATCAGGTAGATTTTTAAAGTTAAGAAAATTGAATTATCACAAGAAGTATCTTATTTTTGAAGTAAGATACTTTTTTATTAGGTGAAAAAATGAAGAAAATTACAACAGGAATTGTAGCTCACGTTGACGCGGGCAAAACGACTCTTTCTGAGGCTCTGCTGTACAAGGCAGGAAATTTGCGGACGCTAGGAAGAGTAGACAATGGGGATGCTTTTTTAGATACAGATCAATTGGAGAAAAAACGTGGCATTACCATTTTTTCTCATGAAGCTAAATTAACGACTGATGATTTAGAAATTACGTTGTTGGACACACCGGGACACGTTGATTTCAGTGCACAAACAGAAGAAACGCTGAGTGTACTTGATTATGCTATCTTGGTTATTTCAATTACAGATGGTGTAACTAGTTACACTCGTACTTTGTGGCATTTGCTCAAGCGATATCAGGTACCAGTTTTTATTTTTGTGAATAAGGTTGATGCGATAGGCGCTGATCGAGGGATGGCGTTGGTTGATATTCAAAAGAACTTAAGTGAGAGTTGCGTTGATTTTTCGAAGATTGATGATGAATTTTATGAAAATGTGGCTGCCACAGATGATGCCTTGCTTGAGAAGTATTTGGATAGTGGTGCCATTTATGATCAGGACGTGCAGAATGCAATTGTGCAGCGGAAAGTTTTTCCAATTTATTTTGGTTCTGCGTTGAAATTAACGGGAATTACGGAATTTTTGGCTGGTTTTAGTAAATGGACTAAGGAAAAGGAATTCTCTGATAAGTTTGCGGCACGGTGTTTTAAGATCTCACATGATGCTAAGGGTGAACGCTTAACTTGGTTGCGAATTTTGGGTGGCAGCTTAAAAGCCAAGACTGAATTAGCTGGTGAGAAAATTAATCAGCTGCGTAGTTATAATGGTGAAAAATTTGTAACTATTACT
This is a stretch of genomic DNA from Lactobacillus crispatus. It encodes these proteins:
- a CDS encoding aldo/keto reductase, which codes for MELHSLTDTYTLNNGVEIPVIGFGTWQTPSGEVARESVEAALEAGYRHIDTAAAYGNEESVGEAIKRSGVNRHELFVTTKLWNSDHGYDKTKKAIDTSLEKLDLDYLDLYLIHWPNPANMRDHWAELNAESWQAMEEAVKAGKIRAIGVSNFRKHHLDELMKTAEIKPVVNQSYLNPSDLQPEVTAASKEYDLLNEAYSPLGTGGLLGNEVVNAVAENYGKSPAQILIRWSLQHGFLPLPKSVHPKYIAANADVFDFEISPEDMEKLDGLHGASKLANDPDQVDF